A single window of Streptomyces sp. NBC_00464 DNA harbors:
- a CDS encoding sulfotransferase, with protein MSGSPVILLGGQRCGTTALAYAMNLAFHDAGGHFTVNGKLPYLLHRWLNRQDLTDRHLRTDEILYALDRRPPDGSGVERWRARVEQSLRAAARDVAEGSCGDDPVELARRILADTQGELPYCGDKYNEYLLHLPWFGEVLPDARYVMLVRHPVEAARSMLRWKGDRPYVPLTEEAALAKWTAWNGHWLDFAPSVPDGNALVVEYHALCRGEETERLSRFTGLDLAPYLSGLKPRSPAADTSALPADTASVWEALRLSALPAPAPI; from the coding sequence ATGAGCGGCTCACCGGTGATCCTGCTCGGGGGCCAGCGCTGCGGCACCACCGCCCTCGCCTACGCGATGAACCTGGCCTTCCACGACGCTGGCGGCCACTTCACCGTCAACGGCAAGCTCCCCTATCTGCTGCACCGCTGGCTGAACCGGCAGGACCTGACGGACCGCCACCTGCGCACGGACGAGATCCTGTACGCCCTGGACCGCCGGCCGCCGGACGGCTCGGGCGTCGAGCGCTGGCGCGCCCGGGTGGAACAGAGCCTGCGGGCCGCCGCCAGGGACGTCGCCGAGGGCTCCTGCGGAGACGATCCGGTGGAACTGGCCCGGCGGATCCTGGCCGACACCCAGGGCGAACTGCCTTACTGCGGGGACAAGTACAACGAGTACCTGCTGCATCTGCCGTGGTTCGGCGAGGTGCTGCCGGACGCCCGTTACGTGATGCTGGTGCGCCACCCGGTGGAGGCGGCCCGCTCGATGCTGCGCTGGAAGGGCGACCGGCCCTATGTGCCGCTCACCGAGGAGGCGGCCCTCGCCAAGTGGACGGCCTGGAACGGGCACTGGCTCGACTTCGCACCCTCGGTGCCGGACGGGAACGCCCTGGTCGTCGAGTACCACGCACTGTGCCGGGGCGAGGAGACCGAGCGCCTGTCACGGTTCACCGGACTCGACCTCGCGCCGTACCTCTCCGGGCTGAAGCCCCGGTCCCCGGCCGCGGACACGTCCGCTCTGCCGGCGGACACCGCCTCGGTGTGGGAGGCGCTGCGCCTGTCCGCGCTTCCCGCACCCGCCCCGATCTGA
- a CDS encoding Ldh family oxidoreductase: protein MTEAAGRPPAFRIADLIVAEGPEGAERILIAGLTVTVAAGEIVAVLADDTGSAAALTQVLAGRRRAQYGAIVVGDAGRSRRVTPVTPAGVSVVAAEGRCPDGPAPVVVVDAVGGPRSEEYGAEPARTAARRGSAVLLVTTDAGTAATADRTVHLNRAPRPAPRPKAEVRFSTEALLEAAAGSLTAAGVGAERAALVARVLVDADVRGHFSHGVGLLPMYLDRLRQGGIDPAAEPEWGQEDGSVVRVDARGGFGQVAADLAARRCAERAARTGLAAVAVRGNNHIGMLAAYRDHFVRHGVVGLVLNVSGASVAAPGAGRPTLGNDAVCMVVPREGTSPLVVDFATGTVASGKIRHAAHRGERVPATWLVDREGRPTTDPEELDRGGAVPVFGGHKGLGVAVITEVLAGILAGGTVSPLVHKQRAEPERAMDCSQLFLALSPDAFGNPPVEKLLDVLSGAVAAGYPQGPPEIHLPEQQERLAEAAAAEHGVPVPASVVEQLGWAAPQAAPATTGGAA, encoded by the coding sequence ATGACCGAAGCAGCGGGCAGGCCGCCCGCATTCCGCATCGCGGACCTGATCGTGGCCGAGGGCCCCGAGGGCGCGGAGCGCATCCTGATCGCGGGGCTGACCGTCACCGTGGCCGCCGGCGAGATCGTCGCGGTGCTCGCGGACGACACCGGGTCCGCGGCCGCGCTGACCCAGGTGCTCGCCGGACGACGGCGGGCCCAGTACGGGGCCATAGTCGTCGGCGACGCCGGCCGGTCCCGGCGGGTCACCCCGGTCACGCCGGCGGGTGTGAGCGTGGTGGCCGCCGAGGGCCGTTGCCCGGACGGTCCGGCTCCCGTCGTGGTCGTCGACGCCGTCGGCGGACCGCGGTCCGAGGAGTACGGCGCCGAACCGGCGCGCACCGCGGCCCGGCGGGGCAGCGCGGTGCTCCTGGTCACCACCGACGCCGGTACGGCGGCCACCGCCGACCGGACCGTGCACCTCAACCGGGCGCCCCGTCCCGCACCCCGTCCGAAGGCGGAGGTCCGCTTCAGCACCGAGGCGCTCCTGGAGGCGGCGGCCGGATCGCTGACCGCCGCCGGGGTCGGCGCCGAGCGCGCCGCCCTGGTCGCCCGGGTGCTGGTGGACGCCGATGTGCGGGGCCACTTCTCGCACGGCGTCGGCCTGTTGCCGATGTACCTCGACCGGCTGCGGCAGGGCGGCATCGACCCCGCCGCCGAACCGGAGTGGGGCCAGGAGGACGGCTCCGTCGTACGCGTGGACGCACGCGGCGGGTTCGGGCAGGTCGCCGCCGACCTCGCGGCCCGCCGGTGCGCCGAGCGGGCGGCCCGCACCGGGCTGGCCGCCGTCGCGGTCCGGGGCAACAACCACATCGGCATGCTCGCCGCCTACCGCGACCACTTCGTCCGCCACGGTGTCGTCGGCCTCGTCCTGAACGTCTCGGGCGCGAGCGTCGCCGCCCCCGGCGCGGGGCGCCCGACGCTCGGGAACGACGCGGTGTGCATGGTCGTCCCCCGTGAGGGCACGTCCCCGCTCGTGGTGGACTTCGCCACCGGGACGGTCGCCAGCGGCAAGATCCGGCATGCCGCACACCGCGGCGAACGGGTGCCCGCGACCTGGCTGGTGGACCGCGAGGGCCGTCCCACCACCGATCCGGAGGAGCTGGACCGCGGCGGTGCCGTGCCGGTCTTCGGCGGTCACAAGGGCCTCGGCGTCGCGGTGATCACCGAGGTACTGGCCGGCATTCTGGCCGGCGGCACGGTGAGCCCGCTCGTCCACAAGCAGCGCGCCGAGCCCGAGCGGGCGATGGACTGCTCCCAGCTGTTTCTCGCCCTGTCTCCGGACGCGTTCGGCAACCCGCCGGTGGAGAAGCTGCTCGACGTCCTGTCGGGCGCGGTGGCCGCCGGCTACCCCCAGGGGCCCCCGGAGATCCATCTGCCGGAGCAGCAGGAGCGGCTGGCCGAGGCCGCAGCAGCCGAACACGGCGTTCCCGTACCGGCGTCGGTCGTCGAACAGCTCGGCTGGGCCGCTCCGCAGGCCGCCCCGGCCACGACAGGAGGTGCAGCATGA
- a CDS encoding sugar phosphate isomerase/epimerase family protein: MRFAVINDELSQDIEQAAATTSRLGFDGLEIRSSGGVAPHRMDDAALAGIRETVARHGLRVAGFDPPALKCELPRTAAEADSVRDLVTDSVRRAELLGAPFVRIFTFYRQGDPDPRRAAAAAREVLDGVPFGRVPLLVETGMRTNSPTMRHTLEFLDALGDDRLGILWDPGNSVFSGWDPAPFPQDYALGRERIRHVHVKDPDGQRAYVRLGDGDLPWPAILARLAEDGYRDWISLETHWRVGRELTQAQRDEPWGEEFTSGGFEASSTCMRLLREMARTQGEDAVPAAPDTHTVEAGA; encoded by the coding sequence GTGAGATTCGCCGTCATCAACGACGAACTGTCCCAGGACATCGAGCAGGCGGCGGCCACCACGTCCCGTCTCGGCTTCGACGGACTGGAGATCCGCTCCAGCGGTGGTGTGGCGCCGCATCGCATGGACGACGCCGCCCTTGCCGGGATACGGGAGACCGTGGCCCGGCACGGACTGCGGGTGGCCGGCTTCGACCCGCCGGCGCTGAAGTGCGAACTGCCCCGCACGGCGGCGGAGGCGGACTCCGTCCGCGACCTGGTCACGGACTCCGTGCGCCGGGCCGAGCTGCTCGGAGCACCGTTCGTCCGCATCTTCACCTTCTACCGGCAGGGCGACCCCGACCCGCGCAGGGCCGCCGCCGCGGCCCGCGAGGTCCTGGACGGCGTCCCCTTCGGACGCGTCCCCCTTCTCGTCGAGACGGGCATGCGGACCAACAGCCCGACCATGCGGCACACGCTGGAGTTCCTGGACGCGCTGGGCGACGACCGGCTCGGCATCCTGTGGGATCCGGGCAACAGCGTCTTCAGCGGCTGGGACCCGGCCCCGTTCCCGCAGGACTACGCGCTCGGCCGCGAGCGCATCCGGCACGTCCATGTGAAGGATCCGGACGGGCAGCGGGCCTACGTCCGCCTCGGTGACGGGGACCTGCCCTGGCCCGCGATCCTCGCCCGGCTGGCCGAGGACGGGTACCGGGACTGGATCTCGCTGGAGACGCACTGGCGCGTCGGCCGGGAACTGACCCAGGCCCAGCGGGACGAGCCATGGGGAGAGGAGTTCACCTCCGGCGGCTTCGAGGCCAGCAGCACCTGTATGCGGCTGCTCCGCGAGATGGCGCGGACCCAGGGCGAGGACGCCGTCCCCGCCGCCCCGGACACGCACACGGTGGAGGCCGGCGCATGA
- a CDS encoding ATP-grasp domain-containing protein produces the protein MSDTPPPQHLLIVSGGRDLPDRARDAWPGLRTTVICRPEVVPRLRSREKIQRLIVLREDAPVEEWVAAARFVHAIDPVDRLTNFTEKDTEKTAAIGLDLGLAWHSADTVRAVADKYAMRRVLAEAGIGRVVAETVHDVEGVLKVAERTGYPLICKPVRGVASKGVTRIDGPADIPRALAWGAEGAGDLDAPDLLVEEFLTGDEYSVECVSEDGEHLAVGITLKISEHDHFVEVGHVVPAPLPDADATRIRTAVTGMLTALGVRQGVTHTEVIVAADAVHIVETHLRPAGDEIPELWARVSGVDLIDVVARQAVGIKVLDSLRAALAAPSEGPVAAAIWYACPDAVGEIVEVTGEEEARALEGVVDVEVLREPGKRLKGVTGSFARGAHVCAVGTSQDEALRRAQEGVRKLSFTVRSDGMAARHEALASTG, from the coding sequence CACACCCCCGCCCCAGCATCTCCTGATCGTCAGCGGCGGCCGCGATCTGCCCGACCGCGCCCGCGACGCCTGGCCCGGTCTGCGCACGACCGTCATCTGCCGGCCGGAGGTGGTGCCCCGGCTGCGCAGCCGGGAGAAGATCCAGCGCCTGATCGTGCTCCGCGAGGACGCACCGGTCGAGGAGTGGGTGGCCGCCGCGCGGTTCGTGCACGCGATCGACCCGGTAGACCGGCTGACCAACTTCACCGAGAAGGACACCGAGAAGACCGCGGCCATCGGGCTCGACCTCGGTCTCGCCTGGCACAGCGCCGACACGGTCCGGGCCGTGGCCGACAAGTACGCGATGCGCCGGGTGCTGGCCGAGGCCGGCATCGGCCGGGTCGTCGCCGAGACCGTCCATGACGTCGAGGGCGTGCTCAAGGTCGCCGAGCGGACCGGCTACCCGCTGATCTGCAAGCCCGTGCGCGGAGTCGCCAGCAAGGGCGTCACCCGCATCGACGGGCCGGCCGACATCCCGCGCGCCCTGGCCTGGGGCGCCGAGGGAGCCGGCGATCTGGACGCGCCGGACCTGCTCGTCGAGGAGTTCCTGACCGGCGACGAGTACAGCGTGGAGTGCGTCAGCGAGGACGGCGAGCACCTGGCCGTGGGCATCACCCTCAAGATCTCCGAGCACGACCACTTCGTCGAGGTCGGCCATGTCGTCCCCGCCCCCCTTCCGGACGCCGACGCGACCCGGATCCGTACCGCCGTGACCGGCATGCTGACGGCCCTCGGCGTCCGGCAGGGTGTCACGCACACCGAGGTCATCGTGGCCGCGGACGCCGTCCACATCGTGGAGACCCACCTGCGTCCGGCGGGCGACGAGATCCCCGAGCTGTGGGCCCGGGTCAGCGGCGTCGACCTGATCGACGTCGTCGCCCGCCAGGCCGTGGGCATCAAGGTCCTCGACAGCCTGCGCGCCGCCCTCGCGGCCCCGTCCGAAGGTCCGGTCGCGGCGGCCATCTGGTACGCCTGCCCGGACGCGGTGGGCGAGATCGTGGAGGTGACGGGCGAGGAGGAGGCCCGTGCGCTGGAGGGCGTCGTCGACGTCGAGGTGCTGCGCGAACCGGGCAAGCGGCTCAAGGGAGTCACCGGATCCTTCGCCCGGGGTGCACATGTCTGTGCAGTGGGCACGTCACAGGACGAGGCCTTGCGGCGCGCCCAGGAGGGCGTACGCAAACTGTCGTTCACCGTACGCAGTGACGGCATGGCCGCGCGCCACGAGGCGCTCGCCTCCACCGGCTGA
- a CDS encoding Gfo/Idh/MocA family protein, giving the protein MNTRLGVGVVGFGIAAQQHAAALERLPDAGIVSVLERDPTVDTGDHRRAGSWGELLDDPDVNLVALCVPPGGRARLAVEALEAGKAVLLEKPPAVSVDEIDSVAAAARRTGLPVGVMLQHRMRLPAAALDAAWSAPSVTAVLEVSRFRPPAHYRRAGWRSDPAAALGGISAHLGVHYLDLACQLLGRPESVRLTPTREVAAGIDTRVTGMVTFRSGATLAFTVTAESMVRTERLQVLGPDGGFNITDGTVMTQIGGTEQTWPTVPTSELRTEVYREMAEAVATGRPPARCHLDGARAVTEILSSVATAAEAVAA; this is encoded by the coding sequence ATGAACACACGACTCGGTGTGGGCGTCGTCGGATTCGGCATCGCCGCCCAGCAGCACGCCGCCGCTCTGGAGCGGCTGCCGGACGCGGGGATCGTCTCCGTCCTGGAGCGGGACCCCACGGTCGACACCGGCGATCACCGCCGGGCCGGTTCCTGGGGCGAGCTCCTCGACGACCCCGATGTGAACCTGGTGGCCCTGTGCGTCCCGCCCGGCGGGCGGGCACGGCTGGCGGTCGAGGCGCTGGAGGCGGGCAAGGCCGTCCTGCTGGAGAAGCCGCCCGCCGTGTCCGTGGACGAGATCGACAGCGTGGCGGCCGCCGCCCGGCGGACCGGACTGCCGGTCGGTGTCATGCTCCAGCACCGGATGCGGCTGCCCGCGGCGGCGCTCGACGCCGCCTGGTCGGCGCCCTCCGTCACCGCGGTCCTGGAGGTGTCGCGGTTCCGGCCGCCGGCCCACTACCGGCGTGCCGGGTGGCGCAGCGATCCCGCCGCGGCCCTGGGCGGGATCTCCGCCCATCTGGGAGTCCACTACCTCGACCTGGCCTGTCAGCTGCTCGGGCGGCCGGAGTCGGTGCGCCTGACGCCGACCAGGGAGGTCGCCGCCGGCATCGACACCCGTGTCACGGGCATGGTCACCTTCCGGTCCGGGGCCACCCTCGCGTTCACCGTGACCGCCGAGTCGATGGTCCGTACCGAACGGCTCCAGGTCCTGGGGCCCGACGGAGGGTTCAACATCACCGACGGCACCGTGATGACCCAGATCGGCGGCACCGAGCAGACCTGGCCCACGGTGCCGACCTCGGAACTGCGGACCGAGGTCTACCGCGAGATGGCCGAGGCCGTGGCGACGGGCCGTCCCCCGGCCCGCTGCCATCTCGACGGTGCCCGTGCGGTGACCGAGATCCTCTCGTCGGTCGCCACCGCCGCCGAGGCGGTGGCCGCGTGA
- a CDS encoding glyoxalase — translation MTDQNNEPDTADYAFGGLHHVQLAIPPGGEDQCRAFWGEVLGMTELEKPPVLAARGGCWFRGGGLEVHLGVEQDFSPARKAHPGILVESLRGLAKRLEEGGHEVTWDDNFPGHDRFYAFDKFGNRLEFLEPQAAS, via the coding sequence ATGACCGATCAGAACAACGAACCGGACACCGCCGACTACGCGTTCGGTGGCCTGCACCACGTCCAGCTCGCCATTCCGCCGGGCGGCGAGGACCAGTGCCGCGCGTTCTGGGGCGAGGTGCTCGGGATGACGGAGCTGGAGAAGCCCCCGGTCCTGGCCGCGCGGGGCGGGTGCTGGTTCCGCGGCGGTGGCCTGGAGGTCCACCTCGGCGTCGAGCAGGACTTCTCGCCCGCGCGCAAGGCGCACCCCGGCATCCTCGTCGAGTCGCTGCGCGGCCTGGCCAAGCGCCTGGAGGAGGGCGGCCACGAGGTGACGTGGGACGACAACTTCCCGGGCCACGACCGCTTCTACGCGTTCGACAAGTTCGGCAACCGGCTGGAGTTCCTGGAGCCGCAGGCCGCGTCCTAG